ggatgctgAGAAAAGGAACTCAtacattattggtgggaatgtaaattagtatggcaattatggaaaactgtatggagttttcttaaaaaactaagaatagaacTACTCTATGATTCAGCAGTCCTACTTGTGGGAATATATGAAAATGGATTGTAATCAATATGTTGATGGAATAGCTGTATTACTCACAATTGCTAAATTCAGTCTAAGTGTCCATCattcagatgaatggataaagaaaatgtgatctataaatacaatggaatacaatatttagcctttaaaaaaaggATGGACATTTTGTCGTTTGCAACTCCGAGGataaacctgaaggacattatgctaagtgaaataagccaagcacagaaagatgaATCTCTTGTGATCTGATATATGTCaaagctaaaaaagttgaactcataacaatagagagtagaatgttaccagaggctggggcagagggcaAGAGAGAATGGGGAGTTGTTGGTCAAAGGGTGCAAAGATTGAGATAGACAAGAGGAATATGTTTTGAAGTCTACTGAAgaacagggtgactgtagttaacaataatatattgtatatttcagaataacagaaagaataaaatttaaatgtctcATCATAAAAATGATAAGTAAGGGAGATGATGGATGtcttaattagcttgatttaatcattccacattgtaggCATGTATCAAAGAGTCACACCGTACCCATTAATATGTATGTgatttgtcaatttaaataatagtaataaaaggaGGGAAGAGATAGTTTTTCAGACAAGatgcaaatattttaagacaTCAGTTCTCTCtgaattgatctatagattcaatacaattccatTCAAAATCTCAGCAGAATTTTCTTAGAACTTGACAAGTCAATACAAAAATTTATGTCGCAGAGCAAAGTTGCCAAGGCACAACTGAATAAGAAGTGAGGAAACTTAGTCTAGTTTATACCAAGACATATCCCGGAACTGTGGTGATTAAGCCACTCAAAATTATTGGCACAAAAGTGGACAAGTAGACAAATGACACAgagcagagagcccagaaacaaatccaaacCTAAACAGAAAGCTTATTGGGTCAGAGGTGATGCTGCACGTATCAGTGTGTAAAGGAATgtccattcaataaatgttggcacAGTCGTTATCTgttgagaagaaaattaaatagaacCACTACCTCATTTTATAACAAAAGTACAATCAAAGTATTAAGCCTATAGGAGAATTTATAGAAACCTATTTCTTCCATTGTGGGGAACAAGGTGACTCCTTAAAGAAGAATTGAATTGTGTCTTTTGTTCACCAATAACTAAAATGTCTGTGGGATTGTTTTTCAGATACCTTTTTCGAGCCTATATCGTGGCACCTGGctaccaaagtactgggaatactCTGCTGTGGCCTATTTTTTGGCATTGTTGGACTGAAGATTTTCTTCTCCAAATTCCAGTGTAAGCGAGAGAGAGAAGCATGGGCCGGTGCCTTATTCATGGTTCCAGCAGGGACAGGATCAGAGATGCTCCCACATCCAGCTGCTTCTCTTCTTCTAGTCCTAGCCTCCAGGGGCCCAGGCCCAAAAAAGTAATCATCCTTCTCTAGGGTATTCTAACATCTCTTCCTCTGGAAATATCAACTACGACAGCCCCTTGCTACTTCATTTAGGTCAAATAATAAGGGGATGAATGATTTTCAGTACCTATAGAGAGAGCTTGGATAATTTTCCATGAACACCACCAAGACTcctattaaaaagttttaatgtgGTGAACAAATTCATAAAGGAGGAAGCAAAAGTGACTGAcaataagataaaattatattcagtCTCAATAAGACTTTTCACCCCCAAAACCAATTTCCTCCTCCTTGGGAGTGACACTTCCCCTTGGGGGTGAGGCCACCCCCGCCTCCCCTCCCAGCTGCCTTCTCCCATCTCCATCCCCACCTCCACAGCATCCCAGCTGTTGTCCCTCTCCTTAGCATGCACCTTCCTGATCTCTTGCTCCACCCCAGAGAGCCACACTCCGTGCAGGAGCTGGGGAGACGAGCACATATAAGTGTCCTAGGAGAGGCCCTGCCCTTCACACCTGCAGCTCGTCCCACCTGTGCAAGGAGCCAGCGTCGTGTTTGTGCCTTGTACACTCCTGTGTCCACCACTGAATATACTGTTTCTGTTTCAGGGAAAATCCAGGCGGAACTGGGTAAGTATGTGTCATGTCCTGAGCCTCCCACACATGGTTCTCCCGGGTCCCTCCCTGATCCACAGTTTGAGCCTCTGGACGACCCTGGCTGCAGGCTGGACAGGAAGCACCGGCAGGTGGAGGAGAGCAGCTGCTCGCTCTCTCCATCCACTGCTCATGAGTTACCCCTCGGACATCTGGAGGGCTTAGGATAGGCCCCGGGGCCTGGAAGTCCCCACAAATTGTCTGTGCCTGTTGCCCGTTGGtttgctgtgtgtgtggtgggggaaggTGTTGATCATGAGCTCTGAGGGTGTCTGGGCCACAGTGAGGAACCTGAGAAAAATTTGTGGGTGATCCTCGACCTCCCCTGGCCTGATGCTTTGAGACTTTATCCAGTTCTGTATCAACCACTAAATagtctgctttttgttttgtgggAACTCCAGGATAAACTGGGTGAGAGTGTTACCACTCGCAGGGATTCCCTCCCACGCCCTCCCTGGGCCCCCGCTCTGTGACGTCAGCCTcttacatgttttttgtttttgtttttgtttttcagactggAGAAGAAAGCACGGACAGGcaggtaaaagaaaatattcctctTCACACATTTATGACTcctttccaagtctctcgttTATGGATTTTTATATCCTGAGGCCCGTGGGTCCCTGCAGAGCCAAGCTTGTGATGGGAACTCTGAAATTGCAGATTCTGGGGGAGGTGCATTTTGTAGAGAAGCCCCATAGCCTTCTTCGGATCTCTGGAGGGTCCACAACACTCAAAAAGGGTCCCAATCCTTGGTCTTTCCCTTCTCCCTGCGCCCTGTTTCCCACGTGAGCACTGAACTGCCTGCTCTGTCTGCTTGCTTTCAGAATTGAGAGACGCCCGGAAACACGCAGGTACCAACGCCTGAGAGGGTGACAGTGGGACAGAATCTCAGGTGGACATGAGAGGGGGAACTGAACAGGGACAGATACGGGAACACAGAGTGATGCTGAGACCCATCCTGCctgcagatggagaaactggaTGCTTGATCGCCCCCAAGGGTTCAGTGCCCCCAGACACACTTCTTTCCCTTGGTCTAGAAGGGGAGAAGACAGGGGCTGGGTAAACGGGAGACGGGGGGGTCTTTGGCACAGTTTCAGGGAATTGAGGGCACTAGTGACTGGTCAGGGGTCTGAGCTGAGGGGAAGGAAGTAAAGTCAGGCAGAAAATTCTGAGTGGGAGGAAGTTAGATAGTGGGGTCCCTCCAGCTCTTATGAATCAAATAGTTTTATGTATGAAGGGACAGTGGCAGGGTTGGGTGATATGCCGAGATTGGGACGTCATATTGAGACATATCTAGACATTGATGAGTCCTCCAGGCTGCACTGGTGATGAGAGGACCTGAAAGGCAGTGTCTGCGGGAGGCTCAGGTCCGGGGCCTCACCTATGCCACCCAGAGCCAGTCTGCAGTGGGAGGGTCGACCTCTTGCTCCAGCCCAGATTTCGTCTTCAGTAACTCATGCTTCCTCTCTCCCCCACCGCACCCCAGTGGAGGTGACTCTGGATCCAGAGACGGCTCACCCGAAGCTCTGCGTTTCTGATCTGAAAACTGTAACCCATAGAAAAGCTCCCCAGGAGGTGCCTCACTCTGAGAAGAGATTTACAAGGAAGAGTGTGGTGGCTTCTCAGAGTTTCCAAGCAGGGAAACATTACTGGGAGGTGGACGGAGGACACAATAAAAGGTGGCGCGTGGGAGTGTGCCGGGATGATGTGGACAGGAGGAAGGAGTACGTGACTTTGTCTCCCGATCATGGGTACTGGGTCCTCAGACTGAATGGAGAACATTTGTATTTCACATTAAATCCCCGTTTTATCAGCGTCTTCCCCAGGACCCCACCTACAAAAATAGGGGTCTTCCTGGACTATGAGTGTGGGACCATCTCCTTCTTCAACATAAATGACCAGTCCCTTATTTATACCCTGACATGTCGGTTTGAAGGCTTATTGAGGCCCTACATTGAGTATCCGTCCTATAATGAGCAAAATGGAACTCCCATAGTCATCTGCCCAGTCACCCAGGAATCAGAGAAAGAGGCCTCTTGGCAAAGGGCCTCTGCAATCCCAGAGACAAGCAACAGTGAGTCCTCCTCACAGGCAACCACGCCCTTCCTCCCCAGGGGTGAAATGTAGGATGAATCACATCCCACATTCTTCTTTAGGGATATTAAGGTCTCTCTCCCAGATCCAAAGTCCCGCAGCAGCCGGCCAAGGTGGCTTCCAGATGAAGGGGGACTGGCCTGTCCACATGGGAGTCAGGTGTCATGGCTGCCCTGAGCTGGGAGGGAAGAAGGCTGACATTACATTTAGTTTGCTCTCACTCCATCTGGCTAAGTGATCTTGAAATACCACCTCTCAGGTGAAGAACCGTCAGGAATTCCCATCTCACAGGCTGTGGTGTAGATTAAGTAGACAAGGAATGTGAATAATGCTTAGATCTTATTGATGACAGAGTGTATCCTAATGGTTTGTTCATTATATTACACTTTCAGTAAGGTCTTTGCTTGTTTATTTCACATGAATTTATTGTTCCCTACTTCAAATCACCCATGAAAcaggcacctgctctgtgccagagCCAGAGGGAAGGTGGCACTTCCATTGCATTCTATAGAGCCCGCATTACTttcataccaaaaccagacaaggacattacaagaaaagaaaggaaaactacacGTCCATATCCCCCATGAACTTAGACACAaatattctaattaaaattttagcaaactgaatccagcaatacATTCAAAGAATAATACATCACTACTAAATATGTTTTTTCTCATATGTGGCTTAATATTCAAATATCAACCAGTTTAATTAACCACattaacaaactgaaaaagaaaactatacgatcatttcaatagatgcaggaaaaaatTACATCTGTGAGCAAAGAAGCTACACAGATgacaggcacatgaaaagatactcaacatcatagTAATTGAGacaattcaaattaaaacaatgagataccattccTACCTATTGGAGTGGTAATAAAATTACACAGAATGATCATACCCAGTGTTGGCCACAATGTGCAGAAACTGAAACTCACACCctgctgataggaatgtaaaagagtgtaaaaatgtaaaaactattttggaaaactgtatggcagtttctttaaaagtaaacagTCACCTAACGTATGGTCCAGCCATCCCACTCTTAAGTATTCACCAAGAGAAAAGGAACTGCATGTCTTGACAAAGCCTTGTACCTCAATATTCATAGAAGCCTCATTCAGAATAGGTGAAAGGTGGAGACAGCCCAGATACTCACAACAGATGAGCAGATAAACAAACCGTGGTGCATCCACGCATCAGGCGCTCCATGACAGTCAAAAATCAACTCTTCGGGCAGGCAGTGAAGGGTCGTCACACAGCAGCTGTGGGTGCAGAAGGTGGTGGATTCCATGGTGGAGAGTCTGGACAGAGAGAACATCCAGAAGATCCAGGTGAGCAGCCCGAGGCCCAGCCAAGGCGTGGCCAGGGTGAAAGACAAGAAAGGCGAAGGCTCCTGGCCTTCGAACCTCATCCTTTGAGTGCTATGCCcacatttaaatatacatgcTTTATTTTAAAGAGCAGTTCTAGGTTCATAGAAAAGTCACGTGGAAAGTAcaaagagttcccatataccctctGCCCACACAGGTGCATAGCTCTCCCTACTGTCCACATCCCACCAAGATGGAACATTGTAACTATCAATAAACCTATGTTAACAcctcattatcacccaaagtctgCAGCTGACATTAgcgttcactcttggtgttgtacattccatGGGTTTTGGCAAATGGATAATGACATGGATCTATCATCACTGCATCACACAGATGCTTTctttgccctaaaaatcctctgtgctctgctaTTATTCATGCTTCCCTCACCactaacctctggcaaccactggtcTTTTTACTATTTCCagagatttgccttttctggaatgtcatataattggagtcatacaatatgtggtctttttagattgttttctttcactttataatataaacagtcacatttttaaaatcacagtgatATGCCTGATACACTACTATTGCTTTATTGATTTTATGTAATGTCCAAGTCTGTAGGTACTCAGGTACCTGAGTACGGACAGTGTCAAGAGGAGGAGAGGGATGTGCTTCTTAATGCAGCATTTGCTGAGTGAGAAGAGGTGACCACCCCAGGAGCTGCCAATGTTCAATCCCTTCTGGCCTTAGCCCAGGGAGCTTGAGGGTGATTGAAGTGGAAATCCACAGGGTCTTCCACAGTCCCTTCTCCCCAGTGCTGGTAGAGTGTGTCTTAAAGCAGCTGTAGATGGAATACTACTTGGTTAAAaagaaggaacaaactattgatacatgcaacattTTGGATGTATCTTGTAGGCGGCATATTCAGTGAAAAAAGTCCATCTCACCAAGTTCATAGgatatgactccatttatatgacattctcaaaatcacaaaattatagagaggaagaaaaataagtggTTTCCAGGAATTAGGAAAGGGGGAGAGGGTGtgtgttttagtctgttttcacactgctataaagaactacctgagactgggtaacttataaagaaaagaggtttaattgactcagttctgcacggctggggaggcccaggaaacttacaatcatggcaaaaggcaaaggggaagcaaagcacgtcctacatggtggcaggagagaaagagaacaacGTGGGAACTGTCACACGCTTTTAAACCGTCAGATGTCGTGGAACTCactccctatcatgagaacagcatgggggaaccacacccatgacccaatcaccttaCACCAGGTCCCTCttttgacacatggggattataatttgacatgagatttgggtggggacaagagTCACACCATATCAGAGTGATTTATAGATGCACATTGAGGGAGGTCTTCAATAGTGATGGAATAGTAtgttttttccttgagacagggtctcggtctatctcccaggctgcagtgcagtggtttaagcatagctcactgcagcctcgaatttcCAGGCTTGAACGATCTtctcacctcatcctcctgagtagctgggaccacaggcatgtgccaccatgccctgctacttttttgacttttatttttagtagagatgaggtttccctgtgttgcccaggctggtctcaaactcttgggctcaagggatcctcctgcctcagcctcccaaagtgctaggattacaggtttgagccactgtgcttgttCTGGAACAGTATCTTGTTTATGATGGTGGTTACTTGAATTTATATATCTAATAAAATTGCACAGAaccacatgcatgtgcacacacacacacacacacacacacacacacaaatgaatgcATGTAAAAACTGCTAACATGTGAATCAGGCCTGGAGTCTAGTTAACATATTTATATCAATATCAATCTCCTGGTTTCAATATTGTGCCATAGCAAAGCTACATAAGATGTTGCCAttgccttaattttaaaaaattgttaccaTTGGAGAAAGCTTGGTGAAGGGTACTCAAGACTCAACAATTTTTGCAATTTCCTGGGAGTTTATAtgactgtttcaaaataaaacaaaaatttgtaaagcagctttaaaaaaacaacatttattttaaaatgaagttggGTTGtcgaaataaataaatgtgtgtgaaaCAGAGTTTCAGAGATTCAACTGGTATCAGCTCACATCAAATGACAATGAAACagaagacttaaaaaaatttctgtagcTTTGAGTATCAGAACAACTATCTTCAACAAATCAAAATTGAATGATGCCATTAGCTGTGCCATCCAAAGTAAATAAGGACTAAAATCATGAATAAGAAAACTTGGAATAATAGGTGATAAAGCTAACATTAATGTAACATGGTAGTCCGACTAGAAACAATAAGTGCCAATATAACGAATTCCCCTGCAAAACATCCCCACCACCAAGTTAGTTTTCATTATAAAGATGATTAAAACAAActaaagcagccacagacaggaACACCGGGCCTGCCTCCTGGTGCAGCCGTCTGAGCTTCCCACCTTAGGACAGCAGTGGGAAGCAGGATGGTGGGGCCCAAGTCAGGAGCTAAGTCCCCCTACTGTGCCTGGGGAAGGATGCAAGGCTCCTGAGGCACCTCAGGAGAGGAAGCAGAGAGGGTTGTAGTCGATGAGCTGAGTCTGGAGGCCAGAGGGAGCCGAGGGTCTAGGAGCACGTGGTGAGTGGCAGAGATGCTGGTAGGCTCCCTGTGTGTTTTTCAGGGAGTAATAAATACAAGCCCAGAAACTACCAGGAGCCAGGCATTAGAGATATGAGGATGGACTGCTGTGAACTGTCTAGGAACAAAATAGCTGAAAGGGCACTGTGGAAGAAGGTGTCAGAAAATTAACTtctgaaaggaaaggagagagggctAGGAAGGCCTTGGGCAGCCAAGTTCATACagagacgtgtgtgtgtgcatgtgtgtgtgtgtgtgtgcgcgtgatgtaaggagaaaggaggaaagaagtgGGGGTAAAAGTGAAATTTTCTGAGCTATTCTGTGGTTTTTTTCTCTGACATGAccaaaataggaagaaaaagaaaataaaactaaagaaaaaaacaaaaaaaaattcacacacaaaaaaggagcAGCAATGTCACTCACACATGAAACCTGACTTCACATCCCAGATCTGCTTGGGATGCAGAAGTCCATTTGactgttaaaaatgtatttttatcaaaGTGATGCAAACTAATATTTAAAGGAGTTTTTAGgtccggtgcggtggctcacatctataatcctagaactttgggaggccaggtgggtggactgcttgagcccaggggttcgagaccagcctgggcaacattgcaaaaccctgtctctacaaaaaatacaaaaaattagccaggtgggtggtgcatgcctgtggacccagctactcgtgaggctgacaggaggattgtttgagcctgggaggttgaggctgcagtgagctgagatcacgtcactgcactccagcctgggtgacaaagagagaccctgtctcaaaacaaactaacaaacagaatCCCCCCCCaccacaaaaaaccaaaccaaaaccatgatttttaaaagcattgtAATAAAAAGCAATAGTACCCCAATGCCTTACTACTGTGTCCCTTTCCAACCCACCCCAGTGTTGTACCCACAGGGAAaactttatggcttctctttttggttgtttttcctTATAGCTAAGTTACTTGTTTCTTCttctggcattttattttatttatttatttatttaattttttttttcgagtcagagtctcgctctgtcccccaagctggagtgcagtggtgcgatctcggctcactgcaacctccacctcccgggttcaagtgattctcctgtctcagcctcctgaggagctgggactacaggcacccgccaccacacccagctaggctaatttttgtatttttcgtagagacaggttttcaccatgttggccaggctggtctcaaactcctgacctcaggtgatctgcccacctcagcctccctaaaagggctgggattacaggcatgacccactgcgctcagctattttgttttatttttaattgacaaaaattgtatatatctgTCGTGTGTAAGATGTTGTATTGAAATATGTATGCAGTGTGGAATGGCTATAGACAGCTAATCAACATATGCATTACAtcacatacttatcttttttgtgatgagaacacatgaaatCTATTGTTTCagtaattttcaagaatacaatacattgttactaactatagtcaccaggTTGTATAATAGATCTCTTAAACGAATTCCTCCTAACTCAAACTTTTTAccttttgaccaacatttccccaaACTTCCCACATACTCAGCCCCTGGAGACCACCATGCTATTTTTTACTTCTGTTAGTTCAACTTTTCTAGACTCTACATATACataagatcatgcagtatttctttttctgggcctggcttatttatcttaatataatgtcctccaggtttatctacgttgtcacaaataacaggattttcttcttttttaaaggttCATACTACTTCATTGTgtatctatatacatacatagtgtCTACccacacataaatacacaaacacaatGTTGAATATTTTCTTCGGAgaaatgtttatgtatatatacaatattttctttttctttccttttttttttttttttgagacagactttcactcttgtcggccaggctggagtacaatggcgcgatctcggctcaccgcaacctccgcctcctgagttcaagcgattctcctgcctcagcctcccaagtagctgggataacaggcatgggccaccacgcctggctgatgcctgtaatcccagcactttgggaggccaaggcaggtggatcatctgaggccaggagttcgagaccagcctggccaacatggtgaaaccccatctctactaaaaatacaatattttctttatctctttatctGTTTACGGGcgcctgggttgattccatttcttggctgttgtggataatgctgcatggcagtgcagatatctcttcaatataccaaTTTAAATTCCTTTGCATATACACCCAGGAGTAGGATTACTGAATCATAAGGtggtcatatttttaattttggggggaatctccatgctgttttcgataatgactgtactaatttacattcccaccaacagggtgcAAGAACTCTCTTTTCTTTACATCCTTCACACCTATCTTTCATCACTTTGATAATCGCTATTCAAACAGGTGTGAGTCAACATCCCACTgtgattttagtttgcatttctcccATGActggtgatgctgagcattttttcatatatgtttcaaacatttaaatggtttctttagagaaatgtctattccagttctttgcccattttttaatcgtcttttttttttttttttgctgtttagtcaaattcttatatattctggtcaGAAATTCCCTATTGGATGTCtagtttgcgaatattttctcccattgtgtgggctgtcttttcactctgttgtttcctttgttatGCAGAAACTTTTTGAattgatataatctcatttatctatttttgcttttgttgcctgtgcttttgaggttttacaCAAACAAACcattgcccagatcaatgtcctgaagcatttccccagtattttcttctagtaattttatagttccaggtcttatatttaagtttttgatccattttaatttgattttttatatggtgagagatggggcATCcagttcattcttctgcatatggatatctatttttcccagcactatttattgaagagactgtcctttccccaacatATGTTCTTGCTGCCTTTGTTGAAAGTGAGTTGACTgtaaatgtatggatttgttttgggattctctattttgttctgttggtctgtgtgcctatttttatgtCACTACCACGCTGTTTGGTTACCAAAGCTTTGCAGTAAATttggaagtcaggtagtgtgatatctccagctttgttctttttgcttaggattgctttggctatgtgaggtcttttgtagttccatacaaattttaggactctttttctatttctgtgaagaatgtcactggcaTTTTGATATGGATTATATTGAGTCTATAGATTATTTTTGgtagtatgaatattttaacaataataattcttccaatccataaacattagaaatctttccatttgtttgtgtcctcaaacttcttttatcagttttttatagttttcattttagaactttttcacttctttggctaaatttattccttgctatttaaatttttggtagctattgcaaat
The genomic region above belongs to Homo sapiens chromosome 5, GRCh38.p14 Primary Assembly and contains:
- the BTNL8 gene encoding butyrophilin-like protein 8 isoform X3, with the translated sequence MEVRFFRGQFSSVVHLYRDGKDQPFMQMPQYQGRTKLVKDSIAEGRISLRLENITVLDAGLYGCRISSQSYYQKAIWELQVSALGSVPLISITGYVDRDIQLLCQSSGWFPRPTAKWKGPQGQDLSTDSRTNRDMHGLFDVEISLTVQENAGSISCSMRHAHLSREVESRVQIGDTFFEPISWHLATKVLGILCCGLFFGIVGLKIFFSKFQWKIQAELDWRRKHGQAELRDARKHAVEVTLDPETAHPKLCVSDLKTVTHRKAPQEVPHSEKRFTRKSVVASQSFQAGKHYWEVDGGHNKRWRVGVCRDDVDRRKEYVTLSPDHGYWVLRLNGEHLYFTLNPRFISVFPRTPPTKIGVFLDYECGTISFFNINDQSLIYTLTCRFEGLLRPYIEYPSYNEQNGTPIVICPVTQESEKEASWQRASAIPETSNSESSSQATTPFLPRGEM
- the BTNL8 gene encoding butyrophilin-like protein 8 isoform 6 (isoform 6 is encoded by transcript variant 6) → MHGLFDVEISLTVQENAGSISCSMRHAHLSREVESRVQIGDTFFEPISWHLATKVLGILCCGLFFGIVGLKIFFSKFQWKIQAELDWRRKHGQAELRDARKHAVEVTLDPETAHPKLCVSDLKTVTHRKAPQEVPHSEKRFTRKSVVASQSFQAGKHYWEVDGGHNKRWRVGVCRDDVDRRKEYVTLSPDHGYWVLRLNGEHLYFTLNPRFISVFPRTPPTKIGVFLDYECGTISFFNINDQSLIYTLTCRFEGLLRPYIEYPSYNEQNGTPIVICPVTQESEKEASWQRASAIPETSNSESSSQATTPFLPRGEM
- the BTNL8 gene encoding butyrophilin-like protein 8 isoform 2 precursor (isoform 2 precursor is encoded by transcript variant 2), which codes for MALMLSLVLSLLKLGSGQWQVFGPDKPVQALVGEDAAFSCFLSPKTNAEAMEVRFFRGQFSSVVHLYRDGKDQPFMQMPQYQGRTKLVKDSIAEGRISLRLENITVLDAGLYGCRISSQSYYQKAIWELQVSALGSVPLISITGYVDRDIQLLCQSSGWFPRPTAKWKGPQGQDLSTDSRTNRDMHGLFDVEISLTVQENAGSISCSMRHAHLSREVESRVQIGDTFFEPISWHLATKVLGILCCGLFFGIVGLKIFFSKFQWKIQAELDWRRKHGQAELRDARKHAVEVTLDPETAHPKLCVSDLKTVTHRKAPQEVPHSEKRFTRKSVVASQSFQAGKHYWEVDGGHNKRWRVGVCRDDVDRRKEYVTLSPDHGYWVLRLNGEHLYFTLNPRFISVFPRTPPTKIGVFLDYECGTISFFNINDQSLIYTLTCRFEGLLRPYIEYPSYNEQNGTPIVICPVTQESEKEASWQRASAIPETSNSESSSQATTPFLPRGEM
- the BTNL8 gene encoding butyrophilin-like protein 8 isoform X6, which gives rise to MALMLSLVLSLLKLGSDTFFEPISWHLATKVLGILCCGLFFGIVGLKIFFSKFQWKIQAELDWRRKHGQAELRDARKHAVEVTLDPETAHPKLCVSDLKTVTHRKAPQEVPHSEKRFTRKSVVASQSFQAGKHYWEVDGGHNKRWRVGVCRDDVDRRKEYVTLSPDHGYWVLRLNGEHLYFTLNPRFISVFPRTPPTKIGVFLDYECGTISFFNINDQSLIYTLTCRFEGLLRPYIEYPSYNEQNGTPIVICPVTQESEKEASWQRASAIPETSNSESSSQATTPFLPRGEM
- the BTNL8 gene encoding butyrophilin-like protein 8 isoform X1; its protein translation is MWTWFVKWQWQVFGPDKPVQALVGEDAAFSCFLSPKTNAEAMEVRFFRGQFSSVVHLYRDGKDQPFMQMPQYQGRTKLVKDSIAEGRISLRLENITVLDAGLYGCRISSQSYYQKAIWELQVSALGSVPLISITGYVDRDIQLLCQSSGWFPRPTAKWKGPQGQDLSTDSRTNRDMHGLFDVEISLTVQENAGSISCSMRHAHLSREVESRVQIGDTFFEPISWHLATKVLGILCCGLFFGIVGLKIFFSKFQWKIQAELDWRRKHGQAELRDARKHAVEVTLDPETAHPKLCVSDLKTVTHRKAPQEVPHSEKRFTRKSVVASQSFQAGKHYWEVDGGHNKRWRVGVCRDDVDRRKEYVTLSPDHGYWVLRLNGEHLYFTLNPRFISVFPRTPPTKIGVFLDYECGTISFFNINDQSLIYTLTCRFEGLLRPYIEYPSYNEQNGTPIVICPVTQESEKEASWQRASAIPETSNSESSSQATTPFLPRGEM
- the BTNL8 gene encoding butyrophilin-like protein 8 isoform 5 (isoform 5 is encoded by transcript variant 5), with the protein product MWTWFVKSLGSVPLISITGYVDRDIQLLCQSSGWFPRPTAKWKGPQGQDLSTDSRTNRDMHGLFDVEISLTVQENAGSISCSMRHAHLSREVESRVQIGDTFFEPISWHLATKVLGILCCGLFFGIVGLKIFFSKFQWKIQAELDWRRKHGQAELRDARKHAVEVTLDPETAHPKLCVSDLKTVTHRKAPQEVPHSEKRFTRKSVVASQSFQAGKHYWEVDGGHNKRWRVGVCRDDVDRRKEYVTLSPDHGYWVLRLNGEHLYFTLNPRFISVFPRTPPTKIGVFLDYECGTISFFNINDQSLIYTLTCRFEGLLRPYIEYPSYNEQNGTPIVICPVTQESEKEASWQRASAIPETSNSESSSQATTPFLPRGEM
- the BTNL8 gene encoding butyrophilin-like protein 8 isoform 3 precursor (isoform 3 precursor is encoded by transcript variant 3), with translation MALMLSLVLSLLKLGSALGSVPLISITGYVDRDIQLLCQSSGWFPRPTAKWKGPQGQDLSTDSRTNRDMHGLFDVEISLTVQENAGSISCSMRHAHLSREVESRVQIGDTFFEPISWHLATKVLGILCCGLFFGIVGLKIFFSKFQWKIQAELDWRRKHGQAELRDARKHAVEVTLDPETAHPKLCVSDLKTVTHRKAPQEVPHSEKRFTRKSVVASQSFQAGKHYWEVDGGHNKRWRVGVCRDDVDRRKEYVTLSPDHGYWVLRLNGEHLYFTLNPRFISVFPRTPPTKIGVFLDYECGTISFFNINDQSLIYTLTCRFEGLLRPYIEYPSYNEQNGTPIVICPVTQESEKEASWQRASAIPETSNSESSSQATTPFLPRGEM